The following coding sequences lie in one Amycolatopsis cihanbeyliensis genomic window:
- a CDS encoding M20/M25/M40 family metallo-hydrolase gives MDQHVLRNTVHELWAGTALDSLSGFVAIPALSPAFDPVWSANGQLHAAVEHVRGWLTARGLHGASTEVIQLPGRTPLLVLDVPAQDASNEETVVVYGHLDKQPAAGEWSPGLGPWTPVVRDGRLYGRGAGDDGYAAYAGAGALAALQAAGGRHARTVVLLETCEESGSPDLPHYLELLADRLGAVGLVVCLDTAGGDYERLWLATSLRGIAFLDLTVRVLESGVHSGHGSGIVPGSFRVIRQLLDRIEDPHAGEIALPELNVDVPPERLAEIRAAVAGGYRAPELPLAEGVRPLSEDAVELILNNTWRPTLTVTGADGLPPISDAGNVLRPLTGLKLSFRLPPTTDAAVALRSIERALTGGVPFGAHVQIDRAEAADGWNAPPTAPWLESTLDKVSADVFDRDWQAIGLGGSIPFLGMFARAYPRAQFVVTGPRGPGNNAHVPDEWLHLDQTARVTEAVARILHAHATA, from the coding sequence ATGGACCAGCACGTACTGCGGAACACCGTGCACGAACTGTGGGCGGGCACGGCCCTGGACAGCCTGTCCGGTTTCGTCGCCATCCCGGCGCTGTCGCCGGCCTTCGATCCGGTGTGGTCGGCGAACGGCCAGCTGCACGCCGCCGTCGAGCACGTCCGCGGCTGGCTGACCGCGCGCGGCCTGCACGGGGCGAGCACCGAGGTGATCCAGCTACCGGGGCGCACGCCGTTGCTGGTGCTGGACGTGCCCGCCCAGGACGCCTCGAACGAGGAGACCGTGGTCGTCTACGGGCACCTGGACAAGCAGCCCGCCGCCGGGGAGTGGTCACCGGGGCTCGGCCCGTGGACCCCGGTGGTCCGGGACGGCAGGCTGTACGGCCGCGGCGCGGGCGACGACGGTTACGCGGCATACGCGGGCGCGGGCGCGCTGGCCGCGTTGCAGGCGGCGGGCGGGCGGCACGCACGCACCGTGGTGCTGCTGGAGACCTGCGAGGAGTCCGGCAGCCCCGACCTGCCGCATTACCTCGAACTGCTGGCGGACCGGCTGGGCGCGGTCGGCCTTGTGGTGTGCCTGGACACCGCGGGTGGGGACTACGAGCGGCTGTGGCTGGCCACCTCGCTGCGCGGGATCGCCTTCCTCGACCTGACCGTGCGGGTGCTGGAGTCGGGGGTGCACTCCGGGCACGGCAGCGGCATCGTGCCCGGCTCGTTCCGGGTGATCCGGCAGCTGCTGGACCGGATCGAGGACCCGCACGCGGGTGAGATCGCGCTGCCCGAGTTGAACGTGGACGTGCCGCCGGAACGCCTTGCCGAGATCCGGGCCGCGGTCGCGGGCGGGTATCGCGCTCCGGAGCTGCCGCTGGCCGAGGGCGTGCGCCCGCTGAGCGAGGACGCCGTCGAGCTCATCCTGAACAACACCTGGCGCCCCACCCTCACGGTGACCGGAGCCGACGGGCTGCCCCCGATCTCCGACGCCGGCAACGTGCTGCGCCCGCTGACCGGGCTGAAGCTGAGCTTCCGGCTGCCGCCGACCACGGACGCCGCGGTCGCGCTGCGCTCGATCGAACGTGCCCTCACCGGCGGGGTGCCGTTCGGGGCCCATGTGCAGATCGACCGGGCGGAGGCGGCGGACGGCTGGAACGCACCGCCGACCGCGCCCTGGCTGGAATCCACGCTGGACAAGGTCAGCGCGGACGTGTTCGACCGGGATTGGCAGGCGATCGGGCTCGGTGGCTCGATCCCTTTCCTCGGCATGTTCGCCCGCGCCTACCCGCGGGCCCAGTTCGTGGTGACCGGCCCGCGTGGCCCCGGGAACAACGCGCACGTCCCGGACGAGTGGCTGCACCTCGACCAGACCGCCCGGGTCACCGAGGCCGTCGCCCGCATCCTGCACGCCCACGCCACCGCC